In the genome of Acidimicrobiales bacterium, one region contains:
- the tmk gene encoding dTMP kinase: MGTAPGRFVAFEGGEGTGKSTQARILAEHLGAVLTREPGGTPIGARVREIVLAHDENGLVDRAEALLMAADRAQHVAEVIRPALAAGRHVVTDRFLGSSLAYQGHGRGLPVDEIRGLSLWATAGLEPDLVVLLDVDEAEAQARIGRARDRLEKAGSAFHRAVADGFRALAEGDQRWVLVPGGGTVAEVTARVQAVVADRLALG, translated from the coding sequence GTGGGCACCGCTCCGGGCCGCTTCGTCGCCTTCGAGGGGGGGGAGGGCACCGGCAAGTCCACCCAGGCCCGGATCCTGGCCGAGCACCTGGGCGCGGTGCTGACCCGGGAGCCCGGGGGCACGCCCATCGGTGCCCGGGTGCGCGAGATCGTGCTGGCCCACGACGAGAACGGCCTGGTCGACCGGGCCGAGGCCCTGCTCATGGCGGCCGACCGGGCCCAGCACGTGGCCGAGGTGATCCGCCCCGCCCTGGCCGCCGGCCGGCACGTGGTGACCGACCGCTTCCTGGGTTCGTCGCTGGCCTACCAGGGCCACGGCCGGGGGCTGCCCGTCGACGAGATCCGCGGCCTGTCCCTGTGGGCCACCGCCGGGTTGGAGCCCGACCTGGTCGTCCTGCTCGACGTGGACGAGGCCGAGGCCCAGGCCCGCATCGGCCGGGCCCGCGACCGCCTGGAGAAGGCCGGTTCGGCCTTCCACCGGGCGGTGGCCGACGGCTTCCGGGCCCTGGCCGAGGGTGACCAGCGGTGGGTGTTGGTGCCCGGCGGGGGCACGGTGGCCGAGGTCACCGCCCGGGTGCAGGCCGTGGTGGCCGATCGCCTGGCCCTGGGCTGA
- a CDS encoding dienelactone hydrolase family protein: MGASTAELEGFERTEFTHEGTTRAVYRAGTGPMVVVIAEIPGITPSMVTFAHRVMDLGCSVALPHLFGEPGRDPDRSGPRSNLGDALSSIGRACVSREFHVLATGRTSPVMGWLRALGRELHEECGGPGIGVVGMCFTGGFALGMVADAPVLAPVLSQPSLPFGLTAKHKRDVGLSPEDVDAAVAACAAKDLQVIGLRFTGDKLSPPERFATLRRLLGDRFVGVEIDSSSGNEWGHPKIAHSVLTTDLVDEPGQPTREALDLVLDLFRTRLLEA, from the coding sequence ATGGGCGCATCCACGGCCGAGCTCGAGGGCTTCGAGCGCACCGAGTTCACCCACGAGGGCACGACCCGGGCCGTGTACCGGGCCGGCACCGGTCCCATGGTCGTGGTGATCGCCGAGATCCCCGGCATCACCCCGTCGATGGTGACCTTCGCCCACCGGGTCATGGACCTGGGGTGCTCGGTGGCGCTGCCCCACCTCTTCGGTGAGCCGGGCCGCGACCCCGACCGGTCCGGCCCCCGCTCGAACCTGGGCGACGCCCTGTCCAGCATCGGCCGAGCCTGCGTGTCGCGGGAGTTCCACGTGTTGGCCACGGGCCGGACCTCGCCGGTCATGGGCTGGCTGCGGGCCCTGGGCCGGGAGCTGCACGAGGAGTGCGGCGGCCCGGGCATCGGCGTGGTCGGCATGTGCTTCACCGGCGGGTTCGCCCTGGGGATGGTGGCCGACGCCCCGGTGCTGGCCCCGGTGCTGTCCCAGCCGTCGCTGCCGTTCGGGCTGACCGCGAAGCACAAGCGCGACGTGGGCCTCTCGCCCGAGGACGTCGACGCCGCGGTGGCGGCCTGCGCGGCCAAGGACCTCCAGGTGATCGGCCTGCGCTTCACGGGCGACAAGCTCTCGCCCCCCGAACGGTTCGCCACCCTGCGCCGCCTCCTGGGCGACCGCTTCGTGGGGGTGGAGATCGACTCGTCGTCCGGCAACGAGTGGGGCCACCCCAAGATCGCCCACTCGGTCCTCACCACCGACCTGGTCGACGAGCCCGGCCAGCCCACCCGGGAGGCCCTGGACCTGGTCCTCGACCTGTTCCGGACCCGGCTGCTGGAGGCCTGA